Proteins found in one Fulvitalea axinellae genomic segment:
- a CDS encoding DUF2752 domain-containing protein, translating to MDFKGMVKLVRMNFELIFWLVALVALFVWQPGGGHIELCPLKNIGFPYCPGCGIGRSLHYAMLADFGASFSMHPLGPVALAVILRRVWQLIKNFKHIQDARQDITDGSRN from the coding sequence ATGGATTTTAAGGGAATGGTAAAGTTGGTCAGGATGAACTTCGAGCTGATATTTTGGCTTGTGGCTTTGGTCGCGTTGTTCGTCTGGCAACCCGGAGGTGGGCATATCGAGCTTTGTCCTCTGAAAAACATCGGGTTTCCCTATTGTCCGGGTTGCGGAATCGGCCGTTCTTTGCACTACGCCATGCTGGCGGATTTCGGAGCTTCCTTTTCGATGCATCCGCTTGGGCCGGTAGCTTTGGCGGTGATACTCCGCAGGGTTTGGCAATTGATAAAGAACTTTAAACACATACAAGATGCGAGACAGGATATTACAGATGGTTCCCGGAATTGA
- a CDS encoding TM2 domain-containing protein yields MRDRILQMVPGIEEDEYIYVSRLTEGLTPSQLQTFCVLYNTKRKSSEMILISTVIGFFGVAGIQRFITGQILLGLLYFFTGGLCLIGTLVDLINYRSLAFEANRQAADETRRMVASM; encoded by the coding sequence ATGCGAGACAGGATATTACAGATGGTTCCCGGAATTGAGGAAGACGAATATATTTATGTGAGCAGATTGACTGAGGGCCTGACGCCAAGCCAGCTACAAACGTTTTGCGTGCTTTATAACACCAAACGGAAAAGTTCCGAAATGATTCTGATCAGTACGGTTATCGGCTTTTTTGGTGTGGCGGGTATTCAGAGGTTTATAACTGGGCAGATTTTGTTGGGATTGCTGTACTTCTTCACAGGAGGATTGTGCCTGATAGGCACGCTGGTGGATCTGATCAACTACCGCTCTTTGGCTTTTGAGGCAAACCGTCAGGCGGCTGACGAAACGCGCCGTATGGTGGCGTCGATGTAA
- a CDS encoding DUF2809 domain-containing protein — MKLRIFYALATAFTIVLGLASRNPEIFLPPFIKEYSGDTLWAMMVYFGFGFIFPKKTNAQRFILALTFCVLIELSQLYQVDWLNTIRHTRLGGLVLGFGFLWSDLICYTAGIILAWTIDRLAIGKLTSKGLSAS; from the coding sequence ATGAAGCTTCGCATATTTTACGCCTTGGCTACGGCTTTCACAATAGTTTTGGGCTTGGCTTCCCGCAATCCGGAAATCTTCCTTCCTCCTTTTATAAAAGAATACTCCGGCGATACGCTTTGGGCCATGATGGTCTATTTCGGATTCGGTTTTATTTTTCCGAAAAAAACCAATGCGCAACGTTTCATCTTGGCTTTAACATTCTGCGTCCTCATAGAATTAAGTCAGCTTTACCAAGTCGATTGGCTCAACACTATCCGACATACAAGGTTAGGCGGTTTGGTTCTAGGCTTTGGATTTCTGTGGTCTGATTTAATCTGTTATACCGCAGGAATTATTTTGGCGTGGACAATCGACCGTTTGGCAATCGGAAAGCTTACTTCAAAGGGCCTTTCCGCTTCTTGA
- a CDS encoding mechanosensitive ion channel family protein → MELLESIFNHFRDFLALKVIGTGDNAVTLGSIISFTLAMAALYVGAEYFRKILSNRILIRFERLRDHRTAIGSVARYFTLIIGFFVIVQSFGLDLSSVYVLFGSLGVGIGIGLQNVAENLISGVIIFFERPLKVGDRVEVGDIVGQIQNIGPRATTVLTNDNISVIVPNSRFVSDTVINWSHNNRRVRLRIPVGVAYKENPETIRELLLQVADEHPDILKKPEPEVWFINYGESSLDFELVIWTETRTTVPKVLQSELYYSIFKIFKQHKVEIPFPQRDLHLVSVPEKMESLS, encoded by the coding sequence ATGGAACTGCTCGAATCAATCTTCAACCATTTTCGGGATTTTTTGGCGCTCAAAGTCATCGGTACCGGCGACAACGCCGTTACTCTCGGAAGCATTATTTCGTTTACGTTGGCCATGGCCGCTTTGTATGTCGGGGCGGAGTATTTCCGTAAAATCCTTTCAAACAGAATTTTGATCCGGTTTGAAAGGTTGCGGGACCACCGCACCGCAATCGGAAGCGTGGCCCGGTATTTTACGCTGATCATCGGATTTTTTGTCATCGTACAATCGTTTGGGCTGGACTTGAGCAGCGTTTACGTCCTGTTCGGATCCTTGGGTGTGGGTATAGGTATCGGTTTGCAAAACGTGGCCGAAAACCTGATTTCCGGCGTGATTATCTTTTTTGAAAGACCGCTTAAAGTCGGCGACCGTGTCGAGGTTGGCGATATCGTTGGTCAGATCCAGAATATCGGCCCCAGGGCCACTACGGTTCTCACCAATGACAATATTTCGGTCATCGTACCAAACAGCCGGTTCGTCTCGGACACGGTAATCAATTGGAGCCACAACAACCGCCGGGTCCGGTTGCGGATTCCCGTCGGTGTGGCTTATAAGGAAAATCCGGAGACGATCAGGGAACTGTTGCTTCAGGTAGCTGACGAACATCCGGATATTCTCAAAAAACCGGAACCCGAGGTGTGGTTTATCAATTACGGAGAGAGCTCTCTTGATTTTGAATTAGTGATCTGGACCGAAACCCGCACAACTGTCCCAAAAGTGTTGCAGAGCGAATTGTATTACTCGATTTTCAAAATTTTCAAGCAACACAAAGTCGAAATTCCTTTTCCCCAAAGAGACCTTCATCTGGTTTCCGTTCCGGAAAAAATGGAATCGCTATCATGA
- a CDS encoding LamG-like jellyroll fold domain-containing protein — MGQLFFFFATLALTASVGFGQNHDTLVKAEKYPLLKKIDNSRPTALGFDGINDSLSLRKKPIRDEFTFSVWVKTDALKEGNMPIMGYPEFATLKTTPDRKIHLNFHGQGDLYSDPCLANGAWQHLAVSYSKNIASFYKNGRLVGSDTLKKRMKTMPDSAVFVLGKNNFRELFNGLIDQPEVFEGVLTQNQIAELHSKSKHTPQLTENLLAHFAMNSPSGELKANGKISWTEDSTGAFPRFSGKGEYLQGPKVETDYSFSVAAWIKPAKMTGSQALVDNNIGFSLKLNQLGGLTLTLPKIKDYISRRNLLDTGRWQHVAVTFEAGDSIRMFVNGKTESVFPAPIPYLPGKRILIGRNLWNETYHGGIRDVSIWNRKLEVAEVDRLFAEKPDLGKDKNVQKHILKFSLLTLIPVIGFMLIVFLKKNKADNTPNEKLSGPNKELENLRQLAENKLSDENYTTDQFAKDAGMSKTKLYYLLKENTGMSASGFLRDIRMKKVAELLQDPEISISEIIVKTGFQSRSYFNRCFKEQYGDTPSAYRKKRENPINQEANTTQI, encoded by the coding sequence TTGGGTCAACTTTTTTTCTTTTTCGCTACCCTTGCGTTAACCGCCAGCGTCGGCTTTGGCCAAAACCATGACACATTAGTAAAAGCCGAGAAGTATCCGTTGCTGAAAAAAATCGACAATTCGCGCCCGACGGCACTAGGTTTTGACGGTATCAACGATTCTCTTTCGCTCCGTAAAAAACCGATACGCGACGAATTCACCTTCTCAGTTTGGGTGAAAACCGACGCGCTAAAGGAAGGAAACATGCCCATAATGGGCTACCCGGAATTCGCGACGTTAAAAACGACTCCCGACAGGAAAATCCATCTGAATTTCCACGGACAAGGCGATCTCTATTCCGATCCTTGCCTGGCAAACGGCGCTTGGCAACATTTGGCTGTCAGTTACTCAAAAAACATCGCAAGCTTTTACAAAAACGGAAGACTCGTAGGATCTGACACGCTCAAGAAAAGGATGAAGACAATGCCCGATTCCGCCGTCTTTGTTTTGGGCAAAAATAATTTCAGGGAGCTTTTCAACGGATTGATAGACCAACCGGAGGTTTTTGAAGGAGTTTTAACGCAAAACCAAATCGCGGAGCTGCACTCCAAATCAAAACATACGCCCCAGCTTACCGAAAACCTGCTGGCGCACTTTGCCATGAATTCCCCTTCGGGCGAACTTAAAGCAAACGGCAAAATCAGCTGGACGGAAGACTCTACCGGAGCTTTCCCTCGTTTTTCGGGAAAAGGCGAGTACCTCCAAGGGCCAAAAGTCGAAACCGACTATTCGTTCAGCGTGGCGGCATGGATAAAACCCGCCAAAATGACCGGAAGCCAAGCCTTGGTAGACAATAACATCGGCTTCTCACTAAAGCTAAACCAGCTTGGCGGGCTTACGCTCACACTGCCAAAAATCAAGGATTATATCTCCCGAAGAAACCTTTTAGACACCGGCCGTTGGCAACATGTGGCCGTAACTTTTGAGGCCGGAGACTCTATCCGGATGTTTGTAAACGGAAAAACCGAATCAGTTTTCCCCGCTCCGATCCCGTATTTGCCCGGCAAAAGAATTCTAATCGGAAGAAATCTTTGGAACGAAACTTACCATGGAGGAATCAGGGACGTGAGTATCTGGAACCGAAAGCTGGAAGTGGCCGAAGTGGACAGGCTTTTCGCCGAAAAACCTGATTTGGGAAAAGACAAAAACGTCCAGAAACATATTCTCAAGTTCAGCTTACTAACTTTGATTCCGGTCATCGGCTTTATGCTTATCGTTTTCCTGAAAAAAAACAAGGCCGATAATACGCCAAACGAAAAGCTATCCGGCCCGAACAAGGAGCTGGAGAATCTTCGCCAATTAGCCGAAAACAAACTGTCGGACGAGAACTATACGACGGACCAATTCGCCAAAGACGCAGGGATGAGCAAGACCAAGCTTTATTACCTTTTGAAAGAAAACACCGGAATGTCCGCTTCCGGATTTCTCAGGGATATCCGGATGAAAAAAGTCGCCGAATTGCTACAGGATCCGGAAATCAGCATTTCGGAAATAATAGTGAAAACGGGCTTCCAGAGCCGTTCTTACTTCAACCGTTGCTTTAAGGAACAATATGGCGACACGCCTTCAGCCTACCGGAAAAAGCGGGAAAATCCCATAAACCAAGAAGCCAACACGACTCAAATTTAG
- a CDS encoding alpha-N-acetylglucosaminidase: protein MRKLFFVLSLALLTLTAQARTVSVRSQMKSAKALIGRMMPEIADKFVVEAISPAEGGADVFEIEAGPKGKVVLRGNNGVSVASAFHHYLKEYCKVHFSWNGDQRRVPDVLPLPEKKIRVLNPNKRRVYFNYCTFNYSMSWWDWERWEREIDFMAINGINMPLAVTGLEGVWYNVLRKYDFTDEEARSFLVGPAYSAWQWMTNIQSYGGPLPKSWIDSHVDLGRKILKRQRELGMTPILHGFSGYVPREMIEKFPEAKIQREGRWCAFSGTAQLDPTDPFFKKLGKDFIKEQVKLFGTDHWYAQDPFHEGHPPVNTKEYLNKVGLAVLDVLQSADKDAKWVMQAWSIRKDIATVVPKDKLLILDLGGWTWHGKDKFWGYDFVSGQLHNFGGRTQLRGNLKSVATNRPARTREQAPNCVGMGLFPEAIENNPAFYNMVFDMSWRSDSVNLKSWVADYTLRRYGAKDADVDQAWDLLLKTAYSPKARQRGSYITARPALTIFKSDPNHWLSTGYDDATLIKAWYNLLKANERLGDQETYQYDLADVGRQVLSNLAGKYHKEMKQAFESGDKEAFRVASQAFLALGRDMDVLLETNKHFLYGKWVAEARSNSKVEKESDLYEWNATKLVTQWGCDDQPPLIFEYAWKEWAGLIDGYYLPRWERFFDFLEAKLEKGESYDDSKLKKTHGRQALLADDFRKDLYKWECEWIDSKHDYTPVPKGDAVKISKALFAKYKTEFERFYFWNEYSGKTLQKMSVKAKAGSVESGYLGQ from the coding sequence ATGAGAAAATTGTTTTTTGTTCTGTCACTGGCATTACTTACGCTTACGGCCCAAGCGCGTACCGTAAGTGTGAGAAGCCAGATGAAGTCGGCCAAAGCGTTGATCGGACGTATGATGCCCGAGATCGCCGACAAATTTGTAGTGGAGGCGATCAGCCCGGCCGAGGGTGGCGCCGACGTGTTTGAGATTGAGGCTGGACCAAAGGGCAAAGTGGTGCTCCGCGGAAACAACGGCGTGTCCGTGGCTTCGGCTTTTCACCATTATTTGAAAGAGTATTGCAAAGTCCATTTTTCATGGAACGGCGATCAGCGCAGGGTTCCGGATGTTTTGCCTTTGCCCGAAAAGAAAATCAGGGTGCTGAATCCTAACAAGCGCCGTGTTTATTTCAACTACTGTACGTTCAATTACTCAATGTCTTGGTGGGATTGGGAGCGTTGGGAACGCGAGATCGACTTCATGGCCATCAACGGCATCAATATGCCTTTGGCGGTTACGGGACTTGAGGGCGTTTGGTACAACGTATTGCGCAAGTACGATTTCACCGACGAGGAAGCCCGTTCGTTCTTGGTTGGTCCCGCATATTCCGCTTGGCAGTGGATGACGAATATCCAAAGCTACGGTGGGCCATTGCCCAAAAGCTGGATCGACAGCCATGTGGATCTTGGCCGGAAAATCCTCAAGCGCCAGCGCGAACTGGGCATGACGCCGATTCTCCACGGATTCAGCGGTTATGTTCCCCGTGAGATGATCGAGAAATTCCCCGAAGCCAAGATCCAGAGAGAAGGCCGTTGGTGCGCGTTTTCAGGAACCGCCCAGTTGGACCCGACCGATCCTTTTTTCAAAAAACTGGGTAAAGATTTTATCAAAGAGCAGGTAAAGCTTTTCGGAACGGATCATTGGTACGCTCAGGATCCTTTCCACGAAGGTCATCCGCCTGTCAATACCAAAGAATACTTGAACAAGGTTGGTTTAGCCGTTTTGGACGTTTTGCAATCGGCGGACAAGGACGCTAAGTGGGTGATGCAGGCTTGGTCAATCCGTAAGGATATCGCCACTGTAGTGCCGAAAGACAAATTGTTGATTCTGGACCTCGGGGGCTGGACTTGGCATGGAAAAGATAAGTTTTGGGGATATGATTTCGTGTCCGGCCAGTTACACAACTTCGGCGGACGAACCCAGCTTCGCGGCAACCTGAAAAGCGTAGCCACAAACCGCCCGGCCAGAACCCGCGAACAGGCTCCGAACTGCGTAGGCATGGGGCTTTTCCCGGAAGCGATCGAGAACAACCCCGCTTTTTACAATATGGTGTTCGATATGTCTTGGCGCTCGGATTCCGTAAATCTGAAATCGTGGGTTGCTGATTACACGCTCAGACGCTACGGCGCCAAAGACGCCGACGTGGACCAAGCTTGGGATCTGCTCCTGAAAACCGCTTATTCGCCCAAAGCCCGCCAGCGTGGGTCGTATATTACGGCGCGTCCGGCTTTGACGATTTTCAAAAGTGATCCGAACCACTGGCTCAGCACAGGCTATGACGACGCGACATTGATCAAAGCTTGGTACAATCTCCTGAAAGCGAACGAACGTTTGGGCGATCAGGAAACTTATCAGTATGATCTTGCCGACGTTGGGCGTCAGGTATTGAGCAACTTGGCCGGTAAGTATCACAAAGAAATGAAGCAGGCGTTTGAAAGTGGCGACAAAGAGGCTTTCCGAGTGGCTTCGCAAGCGTTCTTGGCTTTGGGGCGTGATATGGACGTGTTGCTGGAAACCAACAAACATTTCCTTTACGGAAAATGGGTGGCCGAAGCGCGCTCGAACAGTAAGGTGGAAAAGGAAAGCGATTTGTACGAATGGAACGCCACCAAGCTTGTGACGCAATGGGGATGCGATGACCAGCCTCCGTTGATTTTTGAATACGCTTGGAAAGAGTGGGCCGGTTTGATCGACGGGTATTATTTGCCACGTTGGGAGAGGTTCTTCGATTTCCTGGAAGCGAAGCTTGAGAAAGGCGAAAGCTATGATGATTCAAAACTGAAGAAAACCCACGGTCGCCAAGCGCTTTTGGCGGACGATTTCAGAAAAGACCTTTACAAATGGGAGTGCGAGTGGATCGATTCTAAGCACGATTATACGCCGGTGCCGAAAGGCGACGCCGTAAAAATTTCGAAGGCTCTTTTCGCCAAATACAAAACCGAGTTTGAGCGTTTTTACTTCTGGAATGAATATTCAGGAAAAACGCTTCAGAAAATGTCGGTGAAAGCTAAAGCCGGTTCGGTAGAATCGGGTTACCTCGGGCAATAA
- the lpxB gene encoding lipid-A-disaccharide synthase, producing MKYYIVAGERSGDLHASNLIKSIKQRDSEAEFRGFGGDYMASAGAEIKVHIRDLAFMGFLEVLLGIFKITKLMKVCQRDVLDYHPDVLILVDYGGFNMKMAKWAKKNGVKVYYYISPKVWAWNTGRAKKLKATVDEMFVILPFEKEFFKQFDWDVHYVGNPVVDAVRAHVPSGDFVKKSGLPADKPIIALLPGSRKQELIHMLPMFAEVARQNRDLHFVVGAIKSLDTELYAPALKEPNISLVYDKTYDLYEVADAGIITSGTATLETALFGLPQVVAYRGSAISIWIAKKVAKIKFISLVNLIVGREVVRELIQEDMTPESMTSELRNLLGGERRDEVFEGYRELNEVLGDTRASDKAAETMLRLLRG from the coding sequence ATGAAATACTACATCGTGGCGGGAGAGAGGTCCGGAGACCTGCACGCTTCCAATTTGATCAAATCCATCAAGCAACGCGATTCCGAAGCCGAGTTCCGCGGATTCGGCGGCGACTATATGGCTTCGGCCGGCGCCGAAATCAAAGTACATATCCGCGATTTGGCTTTTATGGGCTTTCTGGAAGTCTTGTTGGGGATTTTTAAAATCACGAAGTTGATGAAAGTCTGCCAGCGAGATGTGCTGGATTACCACCCCGATGTCCTGATCCTTGTCGATTACGGCGGATTCAATATGAAAATGGCCAAGTGGGCAAAGAAAAACGGCGTGAAAGTGTACTATTACATCTCGCCGAAAGTTTGGGCCTGGAACACCGGCCGGGCCAAAAAGCTCAAAGCCACCGTAGACGAGATGTTCGTGATTTTGCCTTTCGAAAAGGAGTTTTTCAAACAATTCGATTGGGATGTACACTATGTGGGCAATCCGGTAGTGGATGCCGTACGTGCGCATGTACCTTCTGGTGATTTTGTGAAAAAAAGTGGTCTGCCCGCCGACAAGCCGATTATCGCCCTGTTGCCCGGAAGCAGGAAGCAGGAGCTGATACATATGCTCCCTATGTTTGCGGAAGTGGCCCGCCAAAACCGTGACCTTCACTTTGTGGTGGGTGCGATTAAATCGTTGGATACTGAGCTTTACGCTCCGGCGCTCAAAGAACCGAACATTAGTCTGGTTTACGACAAAACATACGACCTGTACGAAGTCGCAGACGCCGGCATTATCACTTCGGGTACGGCGACTTTGGAAACGGCCCTTTTCGGTTTGCCGCAAGTGGTGGCTTATCGTGGTAGCGCCATTTCTATTTGGATTGCCAAAAAAGTGGCGAAGATCAAGTTTATCTCTTTGGTGAATCTTATTGTCGGCAGGGAAGTGGTTCGTGAATTGATCCAGGAAGACATGACGCCAGAGAGCATGACCTCGGAATTGCGCAATTTGTTGGGCGGAGAGCGCAGAGATGAGGTTTTTGAAGGATACCGTGAACTGAATGAGGTTTTGGGAGATACAAGAGCCTCGGATAAAGCGGCTGAGACGATGTTACGCTTATTGAGAGGATAG
- a CDS encoding aspartate kinase has protein sequence MRVFKFGGASVKSAEAVKNMGSIIQAHDNGPLIIVVSAMGKTTNALERVLELREAGKDYQREWQAVKDYHGNIIQDLFSSDENETFLAIESLFGHAELILRQTFAEQGKAYDQFVPYGELISTTIIAGYLRQLQLKAEWIDARRYIKTDSVFKDAKVRWEVTEELLKLNLPTILKENIVVTQGFVASDLSDNTTTLAREGSDFSAAIFAHCLNADSVTIWKDVPGILNADPKRISDTAKFEAISYREAAEMTFYGASVIHPKTIKPLANKNIPLKVRSFERPGEKGTVIHLKGSEQPIPCFMFKDKQALMVIRVKDLSFVQEESLRKIFHILAEHRIRINLTQNTAVSVSVCADWDSVKFQKAKQDLEKDFEMETHTELSLVTVKNPTSNALKAALANKEAVLEQRTKSLCQFVVSES, from the coding sequence ATGAGAGTATTCAAATTCGGCGGAGCTTCCGTCAAAAGCGCAGAGGCGGTAAAAAACATGGGGAGCATTATCCAAGCCCACGACAACGGGCCACTGATAATAGTAGTCTCAGCCATGGGCAAAACCACCAACGCACTGGAAAGAGTTCTTGAATTACGCGAAGCGGGAAAAGATTACCAGCGGGAATGGCAGGCTGTAAAAGATTATCATGGAAATATTATCCAAGATCTTTTTTCTTCCGATGAAAACGAAACTTTTTTGGCGATTGAGTCGCTTTTCGGCCATGCCGAACTGATTCTGCGCCAAACATTTGCGGAGCAAGGAAAAGCTTACGATCAGTTCGTACCGTACGGCGAATTGATTTCCACCACAATCATCGCCGGGTATCTGCGCCAGTTACAACTTAAAGCCGAGTGGATAGACGCCAGACGGTATATAAAAACAGATAGCGTATTCAAAGACGCCAAAGTACGCTGGGAAGTCACCGAAGAGCTGTTGAAGCTGAATTTGCCCACTATCCTGAAAGAGAACATCGTGGTGACACAAGGATTCGTAGCCAGTGACCTGTCTGATAACACCACTACTTTGGCCCGGGAAGGCTCCGACTTCAGTGCGGCGATCTTTGCCCATTGCCTCAACGCCGACTCCGTGACGATCTGGAAAGACGTGCCCGGCATCCTAAACGCCGACCCGAAAAGAATCAGTGACACCGCCAAGTTCGAAGCGATCTCGTACAGGGAAGCCGCCGAGATGACTTTTTACGGAGCCTCGGTAATTCATCCGAAAACCATAAAACCACTGGCTAATAAGAATATTCCGCTAAAGGTTCGTTCCTTCGAAAGACCGGGCGAAAAAGGGACGGTTATTCACCTTAAAGGCTCTGAGCAACCCATTCCTTGTTTTATGTTCAAAGACAAACAAGCGTTGATGGTCATTAGGGTTAAGGACTTGAGTTTTGTGCAGGAAGAGAGCCTGAGGAAGATTTTCCACATTTTGGCCGAGCACCGGATCCGTATCAATTTAACCCAAAACACGGCAGTTTCCGTGTCGGTCTGCGCCGATTGGGATTCGGTTAAGTTCCAAAAAGCGAAACAGGATCTTGAGAAGGATTTCGAGATGGAAACACACACGGAGCTCAGCTTAGTCACTGTAAAAAATCCAACCAGCAACGCGTTGAAAGCCGCTTTGGCGAATAAAGAAGCCGTATTGGAACAGCGGACCAAATCGCTTTGCCAGTTTGTGGTAAGCGAATCATAA
- the fbp gene encoding class 1 fructose-bisphosphatase, producing MALTNIHLPIGIPLDRFIKKKQEDFPFATGELSQLLRDIALASKIVNLEIARSGLSGLEGAFGTQNVQGECQQKLDILANKCFIRALKRGGEVCALISEENEGVIDLGNTQGKYVVAMDPLDGSSNIDVNVSIGTIFSIYRRVSEVGGPVSEADLLQPGTKQVAAGYTLYGSSCMLVYTTGNGVNGFTYEPSLGEFFLSHQNIRIPDNPTYYSVNEGAYRSFGADTKAFIEYCKDRRISARYIGSLVADFHRNLLKGGIYIYPKTAAQPNGKLRLCYECNALAFIAEQAGGAASDGMNRIMEIGPEKYHQRSPFYVGTKAMVNEACGFIDLGMVESATRKMPGER from the coding sequence ATGGCATTGACGAATATCCACTTGCCCATCGGAATTCCGTTGGACCGTTTTATCAAAAAGAAACAGGAGGATTTTCCCTTCGCTACAGGCGAACTTTCCCAACTCTTGAGAGATATCGCTTTAGCGTCGAAGATTGTAAACCTAGAGATAGCCCGGTCCGGACTTAGCGGTTTGGAAGGGGCCTTCGGAACCCAAAACGTACAGGGAGAATGCCAGCAGAAGCTGGATATACTGGCCAATAAGTGCTTTATCCGGGCGCTAAAAAGGGGCGGGGAGGTTTGCGCACTGATCTCCGAAGAAAACGAAGGTGTTATTGACCTTGGAAACACGCAAGGGAAGTACGTGGTGGCTATGGACCCGCTCGACGGTTCGTCGAATATAGACGTAAACGTGTCGATTGGAACCATTTTCTCAATTTACAGAAGAGTTTCCGAAGTCGGGGGACCAGTCTCCGAAGCGGATTTGCTTCAGCCGGGAACCAAACAAGTGGCCGCTGGGTATACGCTTTACGGTTCTTCCTGCATGCTGGTCTACACAACAGGAAACGGCGTAAACGGCTTTACCTACGAGCCTTCGCTTGGTGAATTCTTTTTGTCACACCAAAATATCCGAATTCCTGATAATCCGACTTATTATTCTGTGAACGAAGGGGCGTATCGGTCTTTTGGGGCGGATACCAAGGCCTTTATCGAATACTGTAAAGACCGCAGGATTTCGGCTAGGTACATCGGTTCTTTAGTGGCCGATTTTCATAGGAATTTGCTGAAAGGCGGAATTTATATTTATCCTAAAACGGCCGCTCAGCCTAATGGTAAACTTCGTTTGTGTTATGAATGTAACGCTCTGGCGTTTATAGCGGAACAGGCCGGCGGTGCGGCTAGCGATGGCATGAACCGGATTATGGAAATAGGACCGGAAAAGTATCATCAGCGTTCACCGTTTTATGTCGGAACCAAGGCGATGGTTAACGAGGCTTGCGGTTTTATAGACTTGGGAATGGTGGAAAGCGCCACCAGAAAAATGCCTGGCGAAAGATGA